gaggctcctcgtcctccactcgttacctgtattaatggcactgtttgaacttgttatcagtataaaaagacacctgtccacaacctcaaacagtcacactccaaactccactatggccaagaccaaagagctgtcaaaggacaccagaaacaaaattgtacctgcaccaggctgggaagactgaatctgcaatagtaagcagcttggtttgaagaaatcaactgtggagcaattattaggaaatggaacaatacaagaccactgataatctccctcgtctgggctccacgcaagatctcaccctgtggggtcaaaatgatcacaagaacggtgagcaaaaatcccagaaccacacgggggacctagtgaatgacactgcagagagctggacaaagtaacaaagcctaccatcagtaacacactaccgcCAGAgactcaatcctgcagtgccagacgttcccctgcttaagccagtacatgtccagcccgtctgaagtttgctagagagcatttgatgatccagaagaagattggagaatgtcatatggtcagatgaaaccaaaatataactttttggtaaaatcaACTCgttgtttggaggacaaagaatgctgagtgcaTCCAaagacaccatacctactgtgaagcatggaaacatcatgctttggggctgtttttctgcaaagggaccaggacgactgatcctgtaaagaaagaatgaatggggccatgtatcgtgagattttgagtgaaaacctccttccatcagcaaggcattgaagatgaaacgtggctgggtctttcagcatgacaatgatccaacacaccgcccgggcaacgaaggagttgcttcgtaagaagcatttcaaggtcctggagtggctagccagtctccagatctcaaccccataaaaATCTTAGGAGAGttaaagtccgtgttgcccagcacagccccaaaacatcactgctctagaggagatctgcatggagaatgggccaaaaataccagcaacagtgtgtgaaaaccttgtgaagacttacagaaaacgttgtaCCTCTGTCAATGCcaaaaagggtatataacaaagtattgagataaacttttgttattgaccaaatacttatttccaccataatttgcaaataaattctaaAAAATCCTAACATGTAGATTTTCtgattttttctcatttttcttcATAGTAAGTTACCCATatgaaaaattacaggcctctctcatctttttaagtgggagaacttgcacaattggtggctgactaaatacttttttgccccactgtatgtgagaaggctgttcgttgactacagctcagcgttgaacaccatagtgccctcaaagctcatcactaaggtaaggaccctgggacaaaacacctccctctgcaaaaaatgccaaagactccaaccaccctagtcatagactgttctctctgctaccacacgacaagtggtaccagagcgccaagtctaggtccaaaacagcttctacccccaagccacgagactgctgaacaactaatcaaatggctacccagactatttgcattgaccccccccccctttttacagGGCTGCCACTTGTTGTTAATTATCTAcctacatcaaatcacattttattggtcacgtacacatggttagcagatgttaatgcgagtgtagcaaaatgcttgtgcttctagttccgacagtgcagtaacatctagcaagtaatctaacaattccacaacaactacctaatacacacaaatctaaagggatggaataagaatatttccatataaatatatggatgagcgaagATCGAGCGGTATaggtaagatgcaatagatggtatacaatacagtataatacagtatataagatgaggatgcaagatatgtaaacattattaaagtgatccaTTTAGTGAAGTGGCCAATGACTTCGAGtgtgtctataggcagcagcctctctgtgttagtgatggctgtttaccagtctgatggccttgagaaagaagctgtttttcagtctctcggtcccagctttgatgaacctgtactgacctcgccttctggatggtagtggggtgaacaggcagtggctcaggtggttggtgtccttgatgatatttttggccttcctgtgacattggatgCTGTaggggtcctggagggcaggtagtttgccaccggtgatgttttgtgcagaccgcactaccctctggagagccttgcggttgtggacagtgcagttgctgtaccaggtggtgatacagcccgacaggatgctctcgattgtgcatctgtgaaagtttgtgagggttttaggtgacgagccaaatttcttcagcctcctgaggttaaagaggcgatgttgtgccttcttcaccacacttcattttgtccgtgatgtgtacgccgaggaacttaacactTTCTACcttttccactactgtcccgtcgatgtggataggggggtgctccctctgctgtttcctgaagtccacgatcatatcctttgttttgttgatgagtgagaggttgtttcctGCCAACACACTACGAgtgccctcaccccctccctgtaggctgtttcgtcgttgttggaaatcaagcccactactgttgtgttgtctgcaaacttgatgattgagttggaggcgtgcatggccacgcagtcatgggtgaacagggagtacaggagggggctgagcacgtgccgttgtggggccacagtgttgaggatcactgaagtggagatgttgtttcctaacttcaccacctgagggcggcccaccagaaagtccaggacccaattgcacagggcggggtagagacccagggcctcaagcttaatgatgagcttggagggtactatggtgttgaatgctgagctgtagtcaatgaacagcattctgacataggtattcctcttgtccagatgggatatggcagtgtgcagtgcaatggcatcgtctgtggacctattggggcaggtAAGGTGAGTCTAAAGTGGCAGACaaggtgaaggtgatatgatccttgactagtctctcaaagcacttcctgaTGACAGAATTTTCTTTGCCTTCTAgggtacagggacaatggtggccatcttggagcatgtggggacagcagactgggatagggagagattgaatatgtccgtaaacacaccagccaggtggTCTGCGccttgctctgaggacgcggctagggatgccgtctgggccggcagccttgcgagggttaacatgtttaaatgtcttacttacgtcggccacggagaaggagagggtgggcccgcagtccttggtagcaggctgcgtcggtggcactgtattatcctcaaagcggacaaagaaggtgtttagtttgtctgaaagcaagacgttggtgtccgtgatgtggctggttttcatTTTGAAGTCtgtgattgcctgtagaccctgccacatacgtctcgtgtctgagccgttgaattgcgactccactttgtccctataccgacattttgcttgtttgattgccttgccgggggaataactacactgtttatatttagcCATATTCCCAggcctctttccatggttaaatgtggtggttcacgctttcagttttgcgcttATGCCACCATCtattcacggtttctggttagggtaggttttaatagtcacagtggatacaacatctccaatgcacttctttataaactcactcaccgaatcagtgtataAATTGATGTTATTCTttgaggctgcccggaacattttccataccgcgtgatcaaaacaatcttgaaacgtggattccgattggtcagaccagcattgaatagttctTATCACGggcacatcctgtttgagtttctgactATAGGACAGTagtagcaaaatggagtcatggttgGATTTGCctaagggagggcgggggagggccttgttaCGCTTctcagaagttagagtagcagggACCCAGTGTATTGCCCGCACAAGTGCTACAATAAttatgctggtagaatttaggtagcattgttctcaaatttgctttgttaaaatccccagctacaataaatgcatcctcaggatatatggtttccagtttgcgtccagtgaagttccttgagggccgtcgtggtatcggcttgaggggaatatacacggctgtgacaatcactgacgagaattctcttgagaTCTAAGAgagactaacctgtaaccccgcacattgactcggtactggtaccccctgtatatagcctcgttattgttattttattgtgttcgtttttattaaaatgttttactttagattattttgtaaatattttctcaactctcAATTTTCTCaacttcttgaactgcattgttagttaagggcttgtaagtaagcatttcacagtgagGTTGTTTTCggcatatgtgacaaatacatttttatttgattttaactGCAACCTGTTAAATGTTAAGATCTTGTGGAGcagcgctaacgttagctagcattgtTCCGCCCATagaaagccagccagccagctaataaCTTTAGCTGCTTGCTATCATCTCGAAATCGGCTAGCTAATCAAATGTATGTTTTAGTTATACATTTATTGGTATTCTAATTATAGGCTGAACATTTCCTTACCCCACTGAAGTTAATAGTTTTTCTTCTTGGATGTCCTCTGTTTACATAGTAGGGCAATGATGTGAATGAGCCATGCattctaggtagctagctactattGTACTACCCAAGTTCATTTCTGGCAAGTTTCCTCCCTGCCCCCTAATTTTGGCAATGCATGAACATGAAGTATCCTAAACATTAATAGATCATagtcaactcaatattaagaaggtgttcttaatgtctgGTATAATTAGTGTATGTCATCACTATGTTGATAGTGAATAATTTTGAACTAAAAGTTCTAGGTAGCCTAGCCAGCGTATTTGTGGCACACCTAGTATGTCAGTGGCGGACTGCTGGCTTGGGTCTCTGAGCGTTTCCATTGTCTGTTGTCCTCCACAACACCCCCTTGCAGGTACTACCTACTTCATCTTCTCTACATTTTACAACAGGAGAagtaaagagaaaggagaggggggggtatGATGCTGTAGTTCATACAATCACAAAGATTTATACCGTTCATTTAGAACTTGACACCATGACAATTGAACGATACATTGCTTGTTATGACTATGCATAACACCTGAATAGTATAATAACCCACACATGTTGtagaacatctctctctctatatacagtatatatacgtATGTCACTAGGTCATGCTGGCACTAAGAAGACATTTTACCAACAGTATAATTTGTTGGCATGGGGAAATGACACAACATTAACATCTCATTAAAAGACCTAGAGCTTTTTGTTTTACACTGCGTTTCACCTTGAAGACTATCTATTAGTGGCAATGGCCCATAGTAAAGTAGACCGTCGAAATGGCCTATAATCTATAGTAAGTGATGCCTTCTCAACATGGCTCCTCATGTTTaattctctctgtcactcaaaTAATGTTCCCTGATACCAATTCTGAACATCATGTGCTCATATATAGTAATATAGTCTTATTTCACCAAAGAACGCAGTTCTCCAAGCTTACTGAAACTCTCCCGAAAGGTACGTTTTCATTTTGAGCCCTGACCCCTACAAAAAGATACTGTTGTTGGAGTGCTGACCATGATAAAAAGTAGGCTATAGATTGTTAATTCCCATCCTCAATCAGAATAAATGCATAATTGGTAACAATATAAAGATATTGAAGCACATTTGATTACTCTGCTAGTAGTTCTTGCATAAGAAAATGTTGTGTGTGGGGTTCCCATACAGTAGTTTAATCCAGTCAAGGTCGCATGCACCCTCCATATAGCATTCTTGTCTTCCTCCACAACCACCGCTCTGAGACCCAGGGCTGTTGCCTCGGATTTGGTCCTCCGTCCGCCACAGCCTTTAGCGGGGAGACGACTGTCATTATTTGAGGTTGTTTTTCTAGCTTCTTGAAGACTAGAACCAGCTAACTAGCTGTTAATGAGGCTTTTCCCCAAATCCTGCTGGCAAGACCACCAATAAATCCTCCCATAGAACAAAGGCTTGAAATGTTTTAAATTGCTCCTATTTTAATTAAATCCCTATGTTGGTTGTTACTATGTGGCAgtgtcatctctgtctctccttttgaGAAAgattaatatttttttctccccacAGTTTTAGTTAGCtatgctagctaactttagcttggCTTGTGTACCTCTCTAGTAGGGGCGTAGCAAGTTGACGAGGAAGGGGGGGATATGTGCATTCAAATAGCGTGCATATGAGAACCAATCAAAAAGCAGCTCAAAGTCGCTCAATATTTGAGCTATCCTCCCCTTTTCAAGCCCGAGACTCCAGACCACTGAGTCACAGCACGCTGTGCAGTCCCATCAATTACGGGTAAACCAGGCCCCCTCATCTCTCCATAGATTAATCTGAGAGCCTGCCTTTACATAGCGCATGTAAAATCATGACCCGTCTACGATGAAAAAATTATATCTTATTCAATGATTAAGTTATTTAATTAACAGTTGCTGGCATCCAGGGGTAAAGTGTGTACAtatagtgccagtcaaaagtttggacacacctactcattcaagggtttttagttatttttactattttctacattgatagCCCAAGTAGAGGTGGAAGAGCCACTATGCCATAATTTAtcagacatcagaactatgaaataacacatatggaatcatatagtaaccaaaaaagtgttaaacaaatcaaaatatattttagattttagattctttaaagtagcaatcctttgccttgatgacagctttgcacactgttggcaaaATAAAATGTCCATAATGCATATTTAAATATAGGGTATTTGTGCCATGAACATAGAGAAATACAATTTGAGTACAAAATACAATTTCATATGTTTATGTGCAATATTATGTTGGTGACATGGGGCACTCTCCTCCATTACATTGTGGTCGTTGACTGCACAACTCCCGTAATCCCGAAAAAGGGAGACAAATTGTTCATTCCTTTTTAGGAAATCAGCACACAGCCGTCTGTAGCTGTCCTGTTAaaagaagaagggaagagagggaagagacccGGACTCATTACACTGTGGAAACCTGTTTAACCATCTCCGTCTAGACTAGCGGCCGTTGCCTTGTTGTCTGTCAaattcaattttggggaatcagAAGCCGCCTTGGCATGGAGGTCGAGGCAATTTCGCTGCCAATAAATCTCATATAACCAACAAGGGACTATGTTTAAAAGCCCTCCATTAGCTATTAAGAATGCAGAGTTCTTCTTAGCCTTGTTAAAGTTGCCCCTCGCagtaccactacacacacacacagactcagacaTCTCCCCCAATGGCGTTTGACCACTTGCATGCAAAAGGCCTACAGTGTTCTGTCAAATCCAGCTGCTAAAGAAGTCATGTCTCTAAAAGATATGTGCTCTGTTTCGAACACTGTGTGGCATCACTGTAGAGTTGTTTCTGCAGCACTTTGGCTTTTAGGCTATTATTTGTAGTCAAAGATATGGTGGAGAGATGCTTTGACACTTGAATATGCTAACATCCTTTTAAGCAATATTGGGATGAAAATAATAATGCATTAAAATAGGACTATGTTGAACAATAGTAAATATAGTCCAAAAACAATTCAATATTAATCAAATATTAGGCTAAATATTTGGACATAGTTTATCCaaaggaccaaggcactcttacCAGAATGTTGATGCAAAGTTAAAAGCCATATAATATAACATACCTATATGGAAATGTTAAAGCCCTAGCAGACCACTGCTGGACCAGAATCAGATGGGTTGTAATAAAATTAAATGGTGGTAAATAGAGGCTTATCTGAGCCAGGtcacacagctgtctgtctgaAAGGCTGTGTACTGTGGGAGAAAACATGAAGACTGACACATCTGCTTACTCTCTGTACAGTAAGCTATTCACTCCAAAACATTACAGTGTTATAGTGAAATGACCAAGCACCCTGGTAGCAGCAGTAGAAAGGTATGAATTACGGGGAAGCCAGGGGGGGCTCTGCTCCCCTGAATGAGACTTTAGCTCCCCTAAATGCAACACAAGTCCAACTTTGATCTAAATAATGCGAAGTTAACCATTCTCCTATTTTTTTAATATGTAGTtgttttacagtggtaaatatgaaaataaaagcttccAAAGAAAACAAACACCCCCACTtctctgtcatggtttaaaccatttatttctatgtggtggCACTCAGTAGTGCTGAATTTCAACCTCAGCTGAGCTCCTTTATGCATAGATTTTCCTTAGTACTTCCTCATTTTCACAATTTGTTTAGCCTTTATTCCAATGGATTAGATTTATCCGTTGATTTATCATTGTTTGCttttgtcagtcagctgtttagAGTGCTCATTGCTTTGTTTTCAGGTGCGTGTGAGTACTGGTGTTCTCAGTGCCATCCGTGGCCAGAAGTAGTACACCATTTATTTAgctttatttatgtattttctatcaatatttgttttctttcctggatcagctgatgatgaTGGTTGACAATATCACTAGACatctagcctacagctagacaccattGTGCATCCACTCCATCCAACAAGTCGTCTATAAGTTAATGACAGTAGGCCCATAAGGTGACACTTTTTGTTAGAAGAGGTTTTAACGTTCAGTTAGAAGCATTCCATTTTAAAATGGCATAGGCCATGTTTTGGATTTGTCTACCCATGAACTGTAGTCACGTCTAAACATAATTAAATGTTACATAGGTATAAttacacttacagtgcattttcAGAGATGTCCAAGATCCAGGAATTATAAAGTGTTTAAGTTCAATGTTCTAATTCAATTGTTAAATGCTTAATAATGACAACTAATGTAAGGAAAGAACCGTAGTGTTTTATGTCGCACGACCTGTGAAGACTCCAAGTATTAACTCATGAATTATGGACAACTCATGAAGTAgagtgtaaaacatgttttgattcaactcatgtattatattgaatgtaggctacctgtgtgttaatgtgtgtaaaATTGCCTCGGCTGAGACGGTAGGCCACTGGTAGTGGTGCAGGCCTAGTGGAGGGTAAATGCAAATAAATTCAGTGTTTTCTGCAGAAAgatgcattgaaagtatagggaggGGGGGAATGTCCATAGGGGGAGAAAAAAATTTAAGGTAAGTGACCGTTGAGGGGGTGTGggcacactttttggtgttttgtaacaatgTCTTTTTAGGCTACATGCAGTTTGTATgatggaattattttggagtgaatgaacatgcacaggtagcctactttttgaagtgatttgtttgacaatcagatgaaattatcatgactggttgtgttaatACAGTTTAAATTACGTTTTTATTTTAGCCTCAAGTGTGTGCACTCAATAAAGACCCCCGAATGTCATGGTGTAATTCCCACTCTAAGCAGTAGACTATCCTTTCTCCACCCTTTGAAGttcgggcaaatgccagatgggctggtccattttcagaaaagtggaggctttTTGCGCAAACTGATCGTATCTGGCTTATAATGGGGGCCTCAAGCAAACAAATGGGCCTCAAGTGGGGGCCTCAAGGAAGAAAGTGTACCgatgtgttagaaatgccagggccgATTGATGGTCCCAGTCCGCCACTGGTTGAAGTGCATTCACAGACACATGACAAAATAGACAGCCTAGCAAAATAGAAGTGACATTTGTCAATCCATCACAAACATAAAATGCTATTTCCCACATGCAAAGCCCTTTGTAATAAtaaaatgaatgcacttactCGAAAAATCTAACTTTACCATCAAAGCATGCATTATAACTTCATAACAGTCATGGAGACTCGACTTCCTCTTTTCCCATTGGTTGCCTCGAAAAGCATATCCTTGATTGCATGAAAAAGCTGTCTCAAGACAAATGTATTCCCTCTTTCCTTCATTTCATATATATGGCGAGGTCTCACAGAATCTTATATCCGCATTATGAGAAATTATGTGTATACATCAACACAGAAGGAAGCAAGttggagaaaaaaagtattaGGCTACAGATCTGACTACACCTGTGCTGCCGCCTCCTGGACAGACATGACTACCGAGCGCGTGCAGTGGCTGTAGTATAAACGAACAAGCAGTTTAAGAGCCGCACTCAAAGCTAGAGAACCGCGCATTGGGAGCGGGATGGCAGGGAGAGTAAAGCACCACGTCCTCCTCCTCATGGGGCTCTTGCTGACAGGGACCGCTACAGTCCGGGGAAGCAGAGGGGGAGCGATGtttgatgaggagagggagaaggaaaacgACGCAGAGAGCCCTTGTGAAGTTAAAACCGTTACCGTTTCTACCCTGCCTGTACTCCGGGAGAATGAGTTCAGTTTCACCGGCGGTGGCTCGGGGAGCGTGGCCGGAGGAGGAGGGGAGTCCCGACTCCTTTTATTCGTTAGAACAGACCTACCTGGACGAATTTCCGTTATGGATGATCTTGACAACACCGCTCTCCCATACTTCACACTGGGTAAGAACATTATAATCTTACTGCCTCTTTACTGTCCCCCAATCCATAAACGGATTTACAATGGTTGCTCATAGGGACCACTAACATATGCCTGGCCGGTGGTATAGGCTATATTTACTGAATTACAATAATTGTTTTcgtacattcaaaatgtaaagactTATTCTACACAGTGAAGTGTCATCTAGGGTTGAACATTATGGCAGTTTAATGTTAACGACATGATAGCCCAAGTAGAGGTGTGTTGGCCAATCAAGGGGAAGAGCCACTGTGCCATATCTATCTGGTACAGGGACTAAAACAGCGTTGGGAACTTATATATGTATCTTATATATGTATCTGAACACCACTCATGTAATGAAAACGCAAGAACGAACTCGACACTATTCGTACACGGCTCTCTCACTCAccgcgcgcacatacacacaccaattgGGTCATTTTTGTGTACTATGACTGTAAGTGACATGCATAGCCTTAAGTATTAGGCAGTGAGGGAATGCATAGATTGCAATTTAGCTGTGAAAATCTGCATGCAattggtattttgtatttttatgaacaCATTATTCATAGCAGAGACTAGGAcatgtgcagcattgaaggaagTTAGATTAAGAAATGCATAATAATGTAAACTTGCTACAGTGTCATCATTTTCTCATTGCAAATTGCAAGGGTTTAGGCCAGGGCCCACATATGAGGTTGACTCTGCCTTGCATTGATTGAGTAGTGTTTATTTGTGTCCCTTAGAAAAGTATCCACAGCAGTGGGCCACAGTTGTCAATCTTCAGATAACATACACACAGTTAATCCTATATGCAAAACAAGGTTTTGGCTTTCCACACCTCCTGCCCATGAATATAATATATGCGCACGTGTATACCCATGTGGTTCTGTAATTGAATACCATAGGCGTTAGAAGACCTAAGGGGCTTCAGTGATTGGACAGTGACTGTCGACTGTAGGCCTGTGTTATTGCAATGTGATAGTAAACAGCATGACTGTTTTATATTCACATTTAGAGGTAGTAGTCATCTGTGTGTGGGTCAACAGACTGTGTCAAACTAGTTGATATGTACAACCATACACATACCCTGAGTATGAATCATATAGACTCAATAGATGTGCTAATTTTCCAGATTTCTGTTGTGGTTCATACAATAACAAAGATGTATACCGTTCATTTTGAACTTGACCCCATGGCAATCGAACAATACATTGCTTGTTATGACTATGCACAACACCGGAATCGTATAGTAACCCGCACATTTTGTggaacccatctctctctctctttctctttatgtctctgtcggtctgtctttctgtgtctctctgtctctcactttatctctctctcagcccagCAGCATTGAGACTGCAGACTAAACAGACTGCAGTGTCTGGAGCATATGCTTGTAAATCACTTTCTTTTCTCATTAAGGACACGCGTCGACTCTTGAGTTAGGACTCTCTGTCCTTCCATTCAGCCAGCCAGCAAATTTGCTGTGCTCTCGCCATGACTGCTCTTTGTGTAGGGGGTGGAGATGGATTTAATCAGGTCTTGATTTAgattagtgccttcagaaagtattcataccatttcttattccacattctgttgtgttacagcctgaattcaaaatgaatgaaaaaatatAAGAATATTCCCACCCATCtgcacacagtaccccataatgataaagtgaaaacatgttattttttgtttttgcaaatttattggaaattaaatacagaaatatctaatttacataagtattcacatccctgatcagtacatgttagaatcacctttggcagggcctcccgagtggcacagtggtctaaggcactgcatcaaagtgctagctgtgccactagagattctgggtttgagtccaggctctgttaacccattgggcggcgcacaattggcccagcgtcgcctgggttaggggagggtttggccggcagggatgtccttgtcccatcgtgcactagcaactcctgtggcaggccaggcgcagtgcacactgacacagtcgccaggtacacagtgtttcctctgaaatATAATAAACCCGGCTTCTggattaagtgggcattgtgtcaagaagcagtgcagcttggcttggttgggttgggttgtgtttcggagaacacatggttctcgaccttcgcctctcctgagtctgaatgggagttgcagagatgagacaagactgtagctaccaattgggaagaaaaaggggtaaaaagaaatgtgcgcctttggcagcgattacagctgtgagtctt
This portion of the Salvelinus sp. IW2-2015 linkage group LG4q.1:29, ASM291031v2, whole genome shotgun sequence genome encodes:
- the LOC111960840 gene encoding astrotactin-2-like — its product is MAGRVKHHVLLLMGLLLTGTATVRGSRGGAMFDEEREKENDAESPCEVKTVTVSTLPVLRENEFSFTGGGSGSVAGGGGESRLLLFVRTDLPGRISVMDDLDNTALPYFTLEMSGLGADISQVHWKQQWLENGTLYFHVSMSTSEQLIQTTVPTAQEPAHVLHEHMHLLHISVMCVPLLTSTALFRGINISRLY